A genomic stretch from Maniola jurtina chromosome 26, ilManJurt1.1, whole genome shotgun sequence includes:
- the LOC123878423 gene encoding protein ANTAGONIST OF LIKE HETEROCHROMATIN PROTEIN 1-like: MNIIDEESSDDEYVTHRKRRLILTYYYYIRKRHSRPWICQHIESRHASGEFRTLFYELDDEHFQLYYRVTRVQFYDLLSLIIGDITKQDTNYRKAITPEERLAICLRFLATGDSFRTIGYNYRVGNNTVSLIVKDVCNALWIHLQPIYMKLPTESEWEVIAEDFNDKWQFPNCLGAVDGKHISIKCPPQSGSNYFNYKKFYSVVLLAVVDAHKRFIIIDVGSMGRFSDGGIFADSAFGHKLQNGQLNLPNHKPLTPDGDPTPFVFIGDQAFPLQKHFMRPYPRSTCLDNRAKNTFNYRLSRARNVVENAFGILTARFRVFRRPFECQLELVDVITKTTCVLHNY, encoded by the exons ATGAATATAATCGATGAAGAAAGTTCCGATGATGAATACGTTACACATAGAAAAAGAAGATTAATActgacttattattattatataagaaaacgACATTCTAGACCTTGGATATGTCAACACATTGAATCTCGGCACGCAAGTGGAGAGTTTAGAACTTTATTTTACGAATTAGATGATGAACATTTTCAGTTATATTATCGTGTTACAAGAGTTCAGTTTTATGATTTGTTATCATTGATTATCGGAGATATTACTAAACAAGATACTAACTATCGGAAGGCTATAACCCCAGAAGAAAGATTAGCTATTTGTTTAAG GTTTTTAGCTACTGGCGACTCCTTTAGAACAATTGGATACAATTACAGAGTGGGTAATAATACAGTTTCTTTGATTGTTAAAGATGTGTGCAATGCACTTTGGATTCATTTGCAACCAATATATATGAAGTTACCGACAGAAAGTGAATGGGAAGTAATTGCAGAAGACTTTAATGATAAATGGCAATTCCCTAACTGCCTTGGTGCCGTGGATGGGAAGCATATCTCAATAAAATGCCCTCCTCAGTCGGgttctaattattttaattataaaaaattttaTTCTGTCGTCCTTCTCGCAGTCGTTGATGCACAcaaaagatttattataatagacGTTGGTTCAATGGGCCGATTTAGCGACGGAGGTATTTTTGCAGATAGTGCATTTGGCCACAAATTACAAAACGGGCAATTAAACTTGCCCAATCATAAACCTTTAACGCCTGATGGCGATCCAACACCTTTTGTGTTTATAGGTGATCAAGCATTCCCATTACAAAAACACTTTATGAGGCCGTACCCACGGAGTACATGTTTAGATAACAGAGCAAAAAACACCTTTAACTATCGTCTCAGTAGAGCACGAAATGTAGTAGAAAATGCGTTCGGCATATTAACAGCGCGATTTCGTGTGTTTCGTCGACCATTTGAATGTCAATTGGAACTAGTGGACGTCATTACAAAGACTACCTGTGTCTTGCACAATTATTGA